A window of the Myripristis murdjan chromosome 15, fMyrMur1.1, whole genome shotgun sequence genome harbors these coding sequences:
- the ly6pge gene encoding lymphocyte antigen 6 family member pge, whose amino-acid sequence MRAVQCFSLLLFTIVLLATHSEALQCYTCMGSNNDDCNRQGSKSCPSYSDACAVVIGHDSGVMKSCSYRSFCSQANSQGYRAPGVRVHCCYSDDCNVSGFASKLPGLNSLLLLLPLLFHIFF is encoded by the exons ATGAGAGCTGTCCAGTGCTTTTCGCTGCTCCTGTTCACTATCGTCCTCCTAGCAACACATA GTGAGGCTCTACAATGTTACACCTGTATGGGCTCCAATAATGATGACTGCAACCGGCAAGGCTCCAAATCCTGTCCCAGCTACTCGGACGCCTGCGCTGTAGTGATTGGCCATGACA GCGGGGTGATGAAATCGTGCTCCTACAGGTCTTTCTGCAGCCAGGCCAACAGCCAGGGGTACAGGGCACCGGGCGTCAGAGTTCACTGCTGCTACAGTGACGACTGCAACGTGTCGGGCTTCGCCTCCAAGCTGCCGGGACTCAACAGTCTACTGCTGCTTCTGCCACTATTGTTCCACATCTTTTTCTAA